The genomic window AGAACTCGAAGAACAAAATGGCATACATGTATATCCTCACGCCCAAGGGTGTGTCGGAAAAGTTGCTTCAGACCAGGGCGTTCTTAGCTCGTAAATCAATGGAATTTGAACATCTTAAACAGGAGATCGATCTGCTTCGCATTGAAGATGCGTTAATGCGTAAACGCGTGAAAGCGTTTTCTGATCACGAATAAGGAGCTGACATGGTTACTCACAAGGATCTTGATATATGGAAGATAGGCATTGAACTGGTGGAAGAAATATACAAGATGACCGGAAGATTTCCAAAAGAAGAGACCTATGGGATAACATCCCAGCTGAGACGGGCAGCTGTTTCTATCCCATCCAATATCGCCGAAGGCGCTGCGAGGAATAGCAGAAAGGAATTCATACAATACCTCTACATAGCATTAGGATCGCTTGCAGAACTGGAAACTCAGATCATAATCTCAAAACGGCTTGGGTTCCCGGCAGAAGATATGCTTTCTGAAACGATCGAAAGACTTCGACGGAAACTGCTTAATTTCATAAAACATCTGAAGGGAAAAAATAGCATATAGAAGCAGCGCTTACGCATTCACCCATTCACGCTTTTACCCATTTACCCATTCACGCTTTTACCCATTTACCCATTCACGCTTTTACCCATTTACCCATTTACCCATTTACCCATTTACCCATTTACGCTTTCACCCATTACCAATAAGGAGCTGACATGCAAAAGATACTGATCACCGGCGCTGCAGGCTTCATCGGTTTTCATCTTTCGAAAGGACTGCTCGAACGGGGCGACGAGGTCGTCGGCCTGGACAACCTGAACGACTACTATGACGTGAACATCAAGCTCGCCCGGCTGAAACAGGTCGCCATGGATCCGAACTTCAAGCCCGTACGCATTGATCTTGCTGACAGAGAGGCAATAAAGAGGCTTTTCGAAGAGGAAAAGTTCGACGCGGTTGTCAACCTTGCGGCCCAGGCAGGGGTCAGATACTCGCTCATAAATCCTTATTCGTACATAGACAGTAATCTCAGCGGCTTTCTGAACATCCTCGAGGGCTGCAGACATAACAACGTGAAGCATCTTGTCTTTGCATCATCAAGCTCTGTGTACGGCGCAAATACGAAGATGCCCTTTTCCGTGCATGACAATGTGGACCATCCTGTCTCGCTCTATGCTGCCACAAAAAAGGCGAATGAGCTGATGGCGCACTCCTATGCCAGCCTTTACAGGATACCCTGCACCGGCCTGAGATTTTTCACCGTGTACGGACCCTGGGGAAGGCCTGACATGGCCCTCTTCCTTTTCACAAAGGCTATCCTCGATGGCAAGCCTATCGATGTCTTTAACTACGGAAAGATGCAGCGCGACTTCACGTATATCGACGATATTGTTGAAGGCGTTGTAAGGGTCCTGGACAACGTCCCTGCCCCCAACCCTGCCTGGTCAGGCGATAAGCCGGATTCCGCCACGAGCTATGCGCCGTACAAGCTCTACAACATCGGCAACAATAACCCGGTCGAGCTTATGCACTATATTGAGGTGCTTGAGGCCTGCCTCGGCAGGAAGGCCGAAAAAAATCTGCTTCCGATGCAGGCAGGAGATGTCCCGGCCACCTATGCCGATGTGGACGACCTGATCAACGATGTCGGTTTCAAGCCCTCCACCTCCATAGAAGAAGGGATCAGCAAGTTTGTTCAGTGGTATAAAGATTATTACAAAAAGCCGTAAAGCGTAAAATGTCAGACAGAGAAACAGTATGAATGAACGAGACGTCAGGTGTTAGAAGAAACCCAAAAACCTAAACCGATAACTGCGGTCATTGACATCTTGCTGAAGCGGCTGCCGATAGTGCTCCTTGTCCTTGGCATCACCTCGATCGGTCTCATTGCCGCAACAGACCATATCAGCAGGGGCATGCGGCAGTTCTATCTCTATACCGACGTTGTCCATGAGATGGAGATCGAGCTCAGCAAGGCCCATCTCGCGCTGGAAGAGAACCTCAGGGGAATAGAGGGCCAGGACATCGCACTGGTCTGGCAGGGCATTGACCGGTCGGAGAAGCTGGCCCTGGCAGCGCTCCGCGGAGGGCAGACGCTCCACGGGCATGCGATCAAACCCCTGCCGGATGACGGCTTCAGAAAAGATATGGAAAGCCTCCGCTCCATGGTCGTCAGGTTTAGGGAATTAGCACAGAATGTGCATAAGGACAGGTCTCCGCATGAGATAAACAGCATGGATCGCACATACCATCAATTTCTTGAAAAAGCGTTCATCCTTGATGAACAGTTCGAGGAGCTTCAGGAAAGGGATGAGCAGCGCTCGAAAAAACTGATACTCCTTATTCTTGTTTCCTGGACCGGCATCATCGGCGCTGCCATTATAGGGCTCTGGTACAGGGAACGGTTAGGCAGGCGCATGCAGACAGCGATCGTGAATGCAAAACACCAGTGGGAACATACCTTTGATGTTATCCCTGACCTGATCGCGATCATTGACAGGGACCACAGGATCGTCCGGGCCAACAAGGCCATGGCCGAAAAGATGGGCCTCGCCCCAAAAGATATCCTCGGGAAAAAATGTTACGAGCTCTTTCACAAGACATCCGGCCCGATAGAGACCTGTCCCCATGCACGCCTGCTGCATGACAGCCGGGAGCATGCAGCAGAGATCTACGAAAAGGAGCTTAATGCATACTTCCTCGTAAGCGTCTCCCCCCTGCCCGATGATCGGGGAAACCTTATCGGGTCTGTCCATGTTGCCAGGGACATCACAGCGCAGAAAAAAAACGCGGAGACGCTTAAGATAAAGGAGAGCGCCATATCATCTGCGATCAATGCCATTGCGATCGGCGATCTCCAGGGGAATATTACCTACGTCAACAGCTCTCTTCTAAGAATGTGGGGTTATGAGGAGCACGAAATCATCGGAAGATCCTCTCATGTGCTTGGACAAGACGAAGGCGATGCAAGGGAGATCCTGGACGCTCTCAGGGAGTCCGGCAGCTGGAGCGGAGAGAGAATGGCAAAGAAAAAGGACGGCTCCGTCTTCCCGGTCGAGCTGTCGGCAAATGTCGTGCTGGATGATTCAGGAAACCCGCTCTGTCTTATGGCCTCATTCATGGACATCAGCAACAGAAAACGTGCTGAGGAAGAGATCCTGAACTACCGTAACAGACTTGAGGAACTGGTGGATCAGCGCACTATTGAACTGGCGCATACAAACGAGAAGCTCCAGATGGAGGTGCTTGAGCATGAGCATACTGCCGAAGCCCTGCAGCTGAGTGAGAATAAGTTCAGGCAGATCTCACAGGAATTCAATGTACTCCTTGATGCGATACCTGACAATCTTGTGCTCATGTCACCTGACCTGAAGATAACGTGGGCAAACAAAAGCGCGCTCCAGGCGCTCAACTTCGGAGAAGCCCTGCTCTCGGAACACTGCTTCACCCTCTGGCATAAACAGGACAGACCGTGCGACGACTGCCCGGTTCTGAAAAGTTTTCGGTCAGGGAATGCGGAGACGTCTCAGCTATCCACCCCTGACAACAGGATATGGGCAGTGCGTGCCTATCCGATAAAGAACGACCAGGGCGAGGTCGAGAGTGTCATGGAGCTGAGCACCGATATTACCGAGAAAAAGAGCATACAGGCAGAGCAGATGAGGGCAAATCATCTCGCCTCGATCGGTGAGCTTGCAGCCGGCGTTGCCCATGAGATCAACAACCCGATCAACGGCATCATCAACTATGCACAGATCATCGTCAACAGCACGAACCCGGAGGCCAGGGAATTCGACATCGCAAAGAGGATCATCAGGGAAGGCGAGCGGATCTCTTTCATTGTGACAAGCCTGCTCTCTTTTGCCCGCGAGCGCAAAGAAGAGAAAATACCGGTATCGGTCCGGCAGGTGCTTTCCGATTCCCTTGCCCTGGCCGAGACGCAGCTGAAAAAAAGCGGCATTACATTAAGACTGGACATAGACCCTCATGTCCCCCTCGTAAAAGTCCATGCCCAGCAGATCCAGCAGGTCTTCCTGAATGTCATCAATAACGCCCGTTATGCACTCAGCCAGAAATATCCGCAGACCGACCCTGACAAGCTTTTCAGCATAACAGCAGGGGAAGTGATGATCGATCAAAAACCCTTTGTTCAGATCGTGTTCGAGGACCATGGGACCGGCATCCCGGCTCATATTATCGATAAGGTGATGAACCCCTTTTATACGACCAAGCCGGTCGGCCTCGGCACCGGGCTTGGCCTGAGCATAAGCCACGGGATTATTCTTGACCATAACGGAAGGCTGTCTGTCGAGAGCAAAGAAGGCGCATATACCCGGATCATTGTCTCTCTGCCGGCGTACAAGGAGTAGCTATAAAGAATGAAAAAGAAAATTCTGGTCATTGATGACGAAGAGAGCCTGCGGTACACCTTCGAGACCTTTCTGACAGACGAAGGGTACGAGGTTGCCACTGCCGAGTCGTTCGACGAGGCCCTTGCACGCATTGCGGATGATGACATTGACCTCATCTTTGCAGATATCCTTTTAGGGGACAAAACCGGGATCGACCTGCTGCGGGAGATACGGTCAAGAGACCTCACCTGCCCGGTCGTCATGGTAACGGGCTTTCCGAATCTGGAGACCGCTGCAGAGGCCCTGCGGCTGGGGGCCTTTGACTACATAGCAAAGCCGGTAACGCAGAGGGCCCTGCTGCATGCTGCATCCCTGGCGCTGAAACACAAAGACCTTCTTGATGAAAACAGGCGCATCAGGACCGACCTTGAAGCGATATTCAGAAGCGTTCGGGACGGCATCATCACCGTGGACCCTGACATGAGGGTCATAGAGATGAATAATGCTGCCGAGGCGATCTGCGGACTTTCGCGCGACAAGGCGCATGACCGACAGATAGGTTCCCTGCCGAACGGCTGCCTGAAACAATGCGTTGAAGCGCTTGCAAAGACCATCAAAGAAAAAGAGACGGTTGAGCTGTACCACATCGACTGTCAGCTCAAGGGCAGGGAGAGACGGGTGGTCAACATCACCACTTCTCCTCTGATCGGCCACCACAACGAATTTTCAGGCGCAGTGATGGTGCTCAGTGATGAGACCCGTATCGCAGACCTGGAGTCTGACATGGGAGAGCGCAGACATTTCTTCAAAATGATCGGCAAGAGCGAACAGATGCAGAATATCTACAGCCTTCTCGAGCAGGTTGCCGATTTCCCGGCAACCGTGCTGATCAGGGGTGAAAGCGGCACAGGCAAGGAACTCGTTGCCGAGGCGCTCCACTACCAGGGCATACGAGGCACAAAGTCTCTGGTCAAGGTCAACTGCTCTTCGCTGCCGGAAAACCTCCTGGAGAGCGAGCTCTTCGGCCATGTAAAGGGTGCTTTTACCGGTGCGATCAGTGACCGGATCGGCAGGTTCCAGCTCGCTGACAAGGGAACGATCTTCCTCGACGAAATCGGAGACATGCCGCAGTCAGTCCAGATGCGGCTGCTCAGGGTCCTCCAGGAAAGGGAATTCGAGCGGGTCGGCGATGCAACACCGATCAGGGTAGATGTCAGGGTGATCGCTGCCACGAATAAGAACCTGGTCGAAAAAATACAGAAGGGTGAGTTCAGGGAAGATCTCTATTACCGCCTGAAGGTGGTTGAGGTGGTCCTTCCTGCCCTGAGACAGAGGAAAGAGGACATCCCGCTCCTGATCTCGCATTTTATCCAGCGCTTCAGCAAGAAGTTCAGCAAGAATATCAGGGATGTCTCGGCTGACGTGAGAGACCTTTTTATGCAGCATGACTGGCCCGGCAATATCCGCGAGCTTGAGCATGTTATTGAGCATGCCTGTATCCTCTGCAAGGATGGGATCATAACAGACCAATGCCTGCCAAAGAATTTTATCGAACAGGGCCCGGATCCTGACAGCAGCCCTGATCAGGCGGATGAAAGAGAAAAGATCATGCAGGCGCTGAGAAAGGCAGGGGGAAACAAGGCAAAAGCAGCCCGCCTGTTAGGCGTAAGCAGAAGGACCATGTACCGCAGGATCGAAGACCTTAATATTCCGGATATTACGCTTTGAAAGCTTGCCTGCTTGCCTGCTTGCCTGCTTGCCTGCTTGCCTGCTTGCCAGCTTGATAGCCTGCCAGCTTGATAGCCTGTCAGCTTGCCAGCTTGCCTGCCTGCCAGCTGCCCCGACTTCTGGGAAAATGGGGCCGCCTCCGCGCAGGAAATGTATAATATGAGTATGAGAAGGGAAGTCAATAAGGAGAATTTCGACATGAAACTTGAACAGGCTGTCAATTCATTGCCGCCGGCTGCAAGAATGGAAGTGATGGATTTTGTCGCGTTTCTTAAACAGAAATATCGCAGGAAAAAGACGCCAGCGGTGAATGAGGACACTGCCTACTGGTCGACTCTTGGAGAAAAATCGCTGGGAAGAATATGGGATAATGAAGAGGATGATGTTTACAATGAACTACTCAAAAGGTGACGTTATCCTTCTCAGTTACCCATTTACTGACCTGAAAACTACAAAAGTCCGTCCAGCCGTTGTGGCGTCCTCCGAAGACGGAAGGTACTCAGATGTTTTCGTTGTACCTGTCACCAGCAGGATTGAAAATCTTAATATCGGTGAATTTGAGCTGCGTGATTGGGGCAATGCCGGTCTGAATATTACTTCAGCAGTAAAGCGTGGCTGTGTCCTCGTGGACACCGGGCTGATTAAGCTAAAGGTTGGGAGACTTTCAAAGAGGGATATTGTATCGCTCAACAAAGCCTTGAAACAGTGGCTGGAACTATAAACTTTATTGAGTTATGCAACGTAAGAAACAACGTCCCCAAAGATCTTTACACAAAGAGGGATATTGTATCGCTCAACAAAGCCTTGAAACAGTGGCTGGAACTATAAACTTTATTGAGTTATGCAACATAAGAAACAACGTCCCCAAAGATCTTTACAAAGGAGGCATACCCATGAAGACAAAAAAAGCATCATTTCGGATCATATTCAGACCTGAACCAGAGGGTGGGTACACTGTCATTGTCCCTTCTCTACCGGGATGCATAACCTATGGCGATGACATGACCGAAGCAAAAAATATGGCTCAAGATGCAATAGCCGCATATCTGGCAAGCATGAAGAAGCACCGGGAACCTGTTCGTGATGATGCAGACACATTCGAGGGAATGCTGACGCTTCAATATGCCTAAAGTTCCGGCCTTAACACCAGACAAACTCATCAAGATACTTACGAAAAATGGTTTTTCGCTTGATCATCAAACCGGGAGTCACAGGGTCTATCTCAATGCGTCAACAAAAAAACGGGTAATTGTTCCTTATCACAAGAAGGATCTCCCAAAGGGTACGCTAATGTCGATCATCAAAGCTGCAGAACTCGAAGAGGAGTTTGAATAACTCATTACTAAGTCTCATGAATCACCGTCTTTTATTCTTTGCTTTTGAACTATTCACGATTTCCAGCTTGATAGCTTGCCAGCTTGATAGCCTGCCAGCTTGCCAGCTTGTCAGCTTGTTAGCTTCCCGGCTTGCCAGCTTGCCAGCTTGTTAGCTTGCCAGCTTGCCAGCCTGTTAGCTTGCCTGCCCTGCCACACAAGCGTGCCGCACAGTAATGTGTCATGGCACATGCAATATAACAACTTTTTATAGCATCAATTATATTATTGTTATGCAACTTATTGATTCGTAATTATTTTATTAAAGTCTTTTCCTTATTAACTTTTTTCCATTTCAGGCATGCTAATTGTTAATAAATTTTCATATTACAGACACGGGTGGAATATGAAAAGATCATGCAATGAGGATAAGTGTCCACATCTGGGGGCTCCGCATGCTGAATGTTACTGCTCACGCATGAACAGTCAGATGATCGAAAAAGTGATCAAATTTTGCGGCGGTAATTTCAGAGAATGCGACATCTATCAAAACTATCATAACCAGGAGATACAACATGCTTCTCACGCTTAACGCTTTGCGGCCTCTCCGGCTTGCCTGCTTGCCTGCTTTCCGGCTTTCCAGCTTTCCAGCTTTCCGGCTTTCCAGCTTGCCAGCTTGTCAGCTTCCCGGCTTGCCAGCTTGCCAGCCGTCAGTCATCAGCAGTCAGTCATCAGCAGTCGGGCCTTTACACGCATTTACACATTTACGCATTCACGCCTTACGCTTTTTCTTGCCTTCTTGTCAGCTCTCAGTTCTTTACCTATTCCTCTGCCTGTCTCTAACTACGCCTGCCTTTGCAGCAGAGGCTCCGAAGACCGAGGAGCAGAAGACGCTTTATGCCATCGGCCTGAGTGTCGGCCGTACGCTGGCGCCCTTCAGCCTCACCCCTGCTGAACTCGAGATTGTGAAGCAGGGCATAACAGACTCTGTTACCGGCAAAAAACCGGGCATTGAATTAAGTGCGTACAACAACAAGATCCAGGAGATGGCGCGTGCCCGCCGCAAGGCTCAGGGCGATAAGATGGCTCCTCAGAACAAGGCTGCTCTGGACAAGGCTTCTGCAGAAAAGGGAGCAGTGAAGACTGCCTCCGGCCTGGTCTATGTGCCGCTCAAGGAAGGCGCCGGCACAAGTCCGACAGCAGCCGATACCGTAAGGGTCAACTATCGCGGCACGCTTCCTGACGGCAAGGAGTTTGACAGTTCTGCCAAACAGGGCAAGCCGCTTGAGTTTAAACTGGACAAGGTGATCAAGTGCTGGACAGAAGGCCTGCAGCTGATGAAGCCCGGCGGCAAGGCCAAACTGGTCTGCCCCGCATCAATCGCATACGGCGATATCGGCGCCGGAGATCTCATCCTGCCCGGCGCCACGCTTATATTCGAGATCGAATTGCTTGAGGTGAAGAAATAGTGTCTGAATCAGCTATCAGCGGTCAGGCTTTCCGGCTTTTCAGCTATCCAGCTCGTCGGCTATCCAGCTTGTTAGCTTGCCTGCTTGCCAGCTTGCCAGCTTTCGCGCTTGCCAGCTTGTCAGCTTTCGCGCTTGCCAGCCTGCCGGCTATGCCGGCTCACGCCGACAGCAAGACCTATCAGCGCTCTGTTGAGAAATATGCGATGCCTGATGTCACCCTGGTCAATCAGGATGGCAATAAGGTCCGCTTCAAGAACTTTCTCTCTGCAGAAAAACCGGTCGTCGTTGACTTTATCTTCGGCACCTGCACCACCATCTGCCCGGTCCTGTCTGCAGGCTATGCCAGTCTGCAGCAGAGACTCGGTGCGGGCTCGGAAAAGGTACACCTGGTCTCCATATCGATCGATCCTGAAAATGACAAGCCCGCTGTGCTCAAGGATTATCTAAAACGGTATCGCTCCAGGCCGGGCTGGGACTTCCTGACCGGGTCGCGCAAGGATATTGACCGGGTCATGAAGGCATTCGATGCCTATATCCCGGATAAGATGTCACACTATGCAGTAACCTTTATCCGTATGCCCAAAGAAGACAGCTGGGTCAGGATCAACGGCATGATGAGCACCTCGGAGTTCCTTGCCGAGAGTCAGAGGGCGGGAATAAAGTGATGCAATCAGCGATCAGCAGTCAGCTCTCAGCTCTCAGCCATCAGTTGTCAGCTTTCCGGCTTGCCAGCTTGTCAGCTTTCAGCCATCAGCTCTTTCCGCCTCGGCGGACCCGCCTGTGGCGGGCACTCCTTACTCATTACTCATTACTCATCACGGCCTTTACACGCTTCACGCTTCACGTTTCACGGCCTTTTGTCTCGTCACGCATTACGCATTACTCATTACTCATCACGGCAGTTCTCTTCCTGCCGCCTACGGCGCTGGCTGCAGACATGGATCAGGCTGAGCTCCTGCGCCTTGGTGAGCGCATATACCGCGAGGGCATCCTGCCTGATGGCAAGCCCCTCCAGGGATTTGTGAGCGGCGATGTGCCGGTCGACGGGACTGCCTTCACCTGCGTCAGCTGCCATCTCAGGAGCGGCCTCGGCTCTGTCGAAGGAGGCGTTGTAACACCGCCGACCAATGGACGAGTTCTGTATCAGGAGCGGAAACCCTATATCAAGGGAGCGGAATTTGTCCCCCTGATACATAACTATGCCGTGTACCTTCCTGTGCGGCCTGCCTATACCGATGAGACTCTCTCTGCACTTATGAGCGCCGGGGTTGATCCGACCGGCCGGCAGATGGCCAAAGCCATGCCGCGCTACAGATTGAGCGACCGGGACATGGCAATACTGCTCGCCTATCTCAAAACACTCTCTGACCAGCCATCTCCGGGCGTGACAAAGAACACGATAAGGTTTGCATCAGTCATTGTAGAGGGCACTGACCCTCTTGCAGTCAAATCCATGCTTGCACCCATTCAGTTCAGCGTTGACCGCAAAAACAGCCTCTCAATTGCCGCAAAAAAGAACGACCGTGTTGCGCGCATGGGCCACAACATGCTTGGAAATCTTTCCCAGATGACCTTTACGCTCTCTCAGTGGATATTGAAAGGGCCGTCATCTACCTGGAGACAACAGCTCGACGCTTATTATAAGGCAGAGCCCGTATTCGCCCTTCTTGGCGGTATTACCAATGGAGACTGGGAGCCGGTCCATCGCTTCTGCGAGGAGAACAAAATTCCGAACCTGCTGCCGATTGTAGATTATCCGGTCAGCTCCAAAACCGACTGGTACACCCTGTACCCGTCCCGCGGCGTGCAACAGGAAGGTGAAGCTGCAGCACGGTACCTGCACAGCATGTATGATCTCTTCAAAGATAAGCCGATCGTCCAGATCATCAGGGATAACCGCAGAGGGCAGGCCCTTGCTGAAGGCTTCCGGGAAGGCTGGGCAGAGACAGGCCATCCACCGGCGCAGGATATCATGCTTGCAAAGGGAGAAGAACTTACACCTGAAAAACTGCAGCAGATCGTTGCAAAAGAAAAACCTGCAGCCCTGCTCATCTGGGATGATGCATCTCTTCTGCCGGCAGTCAGCAGCATTGTCGGAAAGCCTGAGCGGCCCGGGCTTGTCATCGCCTCGGGAACAAATCTCGGCAAATCCCTCTGGACGCTCCCTGAGGAAGTTCGGGACCTGCTCTACATGACATACCCTTACCGGCTTCCTCATGATGATGCCCGCTTTGACCATCAGATCAGAAAGATCATTCCGGGCAAAAAACTGGAATCCTTTGACCCTCAGGCCATAAGGCAGTCGTTCATAACCGGCGATATATTAGGCAAGGCCCTGATGGAGATGCGCGGAGAATACTACCGGGACTTTCTTCTTGACACCATCGGCATGATGCCGGATATGCACTATCCTCTTTACGAACGGGTCAGTTTCGGACCAGGTCAGCGGTACGCCTCTAAAGGCTGCTTTATTGTTCAGCTTACCAAGGGCTCCTCTCCAAAGCTCGAACGCCGCAGCGAATGGGTGACACAATGATAAGGCTATTAAGCGGCAAGCAGCAGGCTAACAAGCAGCAGGCTATCAAGCTATCAGGCAATCAAGCTTCAAGCAGCAGACAGCAGGCTTGCCCCTTGTCGCTTGTCGCATGCGGCTACCAAGCAGCAGGCAGCAAGCTTTGGTGTAAACCATGAATTATAAGAAGCTGATAGTTTGGCAGAAGGCCGATGAATTGGCGCTTGAAGTTTACAGAGCGACTAAACACTTTCCAAAAGATGAAATCTACGGATTAACTTCTCAGCTGCGAAGAGCTGCCCTTTCTGTGCCAACAAATATCGTAGAAGGTTACGCGAGAAATGGCGACAAAGAGCTGGGTCGTTTTGTGAGCATCGCACTGGGTTCGTTGGCAGAAACCGAGTATTTGATCGAATTTTCACTAAAACTGGAGTATCTGAAAGCGGCTGATTTTAAGAGACTTGAAACGTTGCGAGCAGAAGTCGGCAAATTACTGTGGAATTTTCATAGAAAGGTACAGTCTTGAATATGCATAGCAGCAAACAGCAGGCTAACAGGCTACCAAGCGGCCAAGCTTCAGGCTACCAAGCTGTCAAGCTTCAGGCTACCAAGCAGCAGGCTTGCCCCTTGTCGCTTGCAGCTTTTTTCTTGGCATGCAGCTTGCTCGCCTGCTCGCCTGCAGCTGTCTCTGCCGCTCATGCTGCAGAGACAATCTACCTTGTAAACGATTACCGTTATGTACCGGCCAATGCCGCTGATGACAGGGACATAGGCCATTCCCTCTGCGGGACCCGCTGCAATGCGTTGGCAACCAACTTCAGCAACATCATGGAACCGGGAGGCTGGAGCGTGGTCAAGATCGGCAGCAACAAGGAGATCACGGTTGAACTGAACAGTCCATTTCTTGGAGGACAGTGCATCTGTCTCGTTGACGAATACAGCGTCAAAATTACTGACCCCGGCGGACCGAGAGATCAGAGGTCTGCTGCCAGGGAAAAGGCCAATGTCCGATAATTATAGGTATTGCAGAAACAATCGATGACGGTAACATTATGAAAAAACAGGAGGTGAACCAATGAAAAAATGGATGGCAGCAGCAACCTGCAGCCTGCTGATCAGTTTTCCGCTTACAAC from Nitrospirota bacterium includes these protein-coding regions:
- a CDS encoding type II toxin-antitoxin system PemK/MazF family toxin, with the translated sequence MNYSKGDVILLSYPFTDLKTTKVRPAVVASSEDGRYSDVFVVPVTSRIENLNIGEFELRDWGNAGLNITSAVKRGCVLVDTGLIKLKVGRLSKRDIVSLNKALKQWLEL
- a CDS encoding SCO family protein codes for the protein MPAHADSKTYQRSVEKYAMPDVTLVNQDGNKVRFKNFLSAEKPVVVDFIFGTCTTICPVLSAGYASLQQRLGAGSEKVHLVSISIDPENDKPAVLKDYLKRYRSRPGWDFLTGSRKDIDRVMKAFDAYIPDKMSHYAVTFIRMPKEDSWVRINGMMSTSEFLAESQRAGIK
- a CDS encoding NAD-dependent epimerase, with translation MQKILITGAAGFIGFHLSKGLLERGDEVVGLDNLNDYYDVNIKLARLKQVAMDPNFKPVRIDLADREAIKRLFEEEKFDAVVNLAAQAGVRYSLINPYSYIDSNLSGFLNILEGCRHNNVKHLVFASSSSVYGANTKMPFSVHDNVDHPVSLYAATKKANELMAHSYASLYRIPCTGLRFFTVYGPWGRPDMALFLFTKAILDGKPIDVFNYGKMQRDFTYIDDIVEGVVRVLDNVPAPNPAWSGDKPDSATSYAPYKLYNIGNNNPVELMHYIEVLEACLGRKAEKNLLPMQAGDVPATYADVDDLINDVGFKPSTSIEEGISKFVQWYKDYYKKP
- a CDS encoding MarR family EPS-associated transcriptional regulator, which encodes MDETQFNTLRALAKDSTLSQRDLSQKMGLSLGRVNYIVNALLEKGYIKAERFKNSKNKMAYMYILTPKGVSEKLLQTRAFLARKSMEFEHLKQEIDLLRIEDALMRKRVKAFSDHE
- a CDS encoding type II toxin-antitoxin system HicA family toxin — encoded protein: MPKVPALTPDKLIKILTKNGFSLDHQTGSHRVYLNASTKKRVIVPYHKKDLPKGTLMSIIKAAELEEEFE
- a CDS encoding FKBP-type peptidyl-prolyl cis-trans isomerase, translated to MLLTLNALRPLRLACLPAFRLSSFPAFRLSSLPACQLPGLPACQPSVISSQSSAVGPLHAFTHLRIHALRFFLPSCQLSVLYLFLCLSLTTPAFAAEAPKTEEQKTLYAIGLSVGRTLAPFSLTPAELEIVKQGITDSVTGKKPGIELSAYNNKIQEMARARRKAQGDKMAPQNKAALDKASAEKGAVKTASGLVYVPLKEGAGTSPTAADTVRVNYRGTLPDGKEFDSSAKQGKPLEFKLDKVIKCWTEGLQLMKPGGKAKLVCPASIAYGDIGAGDLILPGATLIFEIELLEVKK
- a CDS encoding four helix bundle protein; this encodes MVTHKDLDIWKIGIELVEEIYKMTGRFPKEETYGITSQLRRAAVSIPSNIAEGAARNSRKEFIQYLYIALGSLAELETQIIISKRLGFPAEDMLSETIERLRRKLLNFIKHLKGKNSI
- a CDS encoding type II toxin-antitoxin system HicB family antitoxin; translated protein: MKTKKASFRIIFRPEPEGGYTVIVPSLPGCITYGDDMTEAKNMAQDAIAAYLASMKKHREPVRDDADTFEGMLTLQYA
- a CDS encoding PAS domain-containing protein, translating into MLEETQKPKPITAVIDILLKRLPIVLLVLGITSIGLIAATDHISRGMRQFYLYTDVVHEMEIELSKAHLALEENLRGIEGQDIALVWQGIDRSEKLALAALRGGQTLHGHAIKPLPDDGFRKDMESLRSMVVRFRELAQNVHKDRSPHEINSMDRTYHQFLEKAFILDEQFEELQERDEQRSKKLILLILVSWTGIIGAAIIGLWYRERLGRRMQTAIVNAKHQWEHTFDVIPDLIAIIDRDHRIVRANKAMAEKMGLAPKDILGKKCYELFHKTSGPIETCPHARLLHDSREHAAEIYEKELNAYFLVSVSPLPDDRGNLIGSVHVARDITAQKKNAETLKIKESAISSAINAIAIGDLQGNITYVNSSLLRMWGYEEHEIIGRSSHVLGQDEGDAREILDALRESGSWSGERMAKKKDGSVFPVELSANVVLDDSGNPLCLMASFMDISNRKRAEEEILNYRNRLEELVDQRTIELAHTNEKLQMEVLEHEHTAEALQLSENKFRQISQEFNVLLDAIPDNLVLMSPDLKITWANKSALQALNFGEALLSEHCFTLWHKQDRPCDDCPVLKSFRSGNAETSQLSTPDNRIWAVRAYPIKNDQGEVESVMELSTDITEKKSIQAEQMRANHLASIGELAAGVAHEINNPINGIINYAQIIVNSTNPEAREFDIAKRIIREGERISFIVTSLLSFARERKEEKIPVSVRQVLSDSLALAETQLKKSGITLRLDIDPHVPLVKVHAQQIQQVFLNVINNARYALSQKYPQTDPDKLFSITAGEVMIDQKPFVQIVFEDHGTGIPAHIIDKVMNPFYTTKPVGLGTGLGLSISHGIILDHNGRLSVESKEGAYTRIIVSLPAYKE
- a CDS encoding DUF2281 domain-containing protein; the encoded protein is MKLEQAVNSLPPAARMEVMDFVAFLKQKYRRKKTPAVNEDTAYWSTLGEKSLGRIWDNEEDDVYNELLKR
- a CDS encoding sigma 54-interacting transcriptional regulator, which codes for MKKKILVIDDEESLRYTFETFLTDEGYEVATAESFDEALARIADDDIDLIFADILLGDKTGIDLLREIRSRDLTCPVVMVTGFPNLETAAEALRLGAFDYIAKPVTQRALLHAASLALKHKDLLDENRRIRTDLEAIFRSVRDGIITVDPDMRVIEMNNAAEAICGLSRDKAHDRQIGSLPNGCLKQCVEALAKTIKEKETVELYHIDCQLKGRERRVVNITTSPLIGHHNEFSGAVMVLSDETRIADLESDMGERRHFFKMIGKSEQMQNIYSLLEQVADFPATVLIRGESGTGKELVAEALHYQGIRGTKSLVKVNCSSLPENLLESELFGHVKGAFTGAISDRIGRFQLADKGTIFLDEIGDMPQSVQMRLLRVLQEREFERVGDATPIRVDVRVIAATNKNLVEKIQKGEFREDLYYRLKVVEVVLPALRQRKEDIPLLISHFIQRFSKKFSKNIRDVSADVRDLFMQHDWPGNIRELEHVIEHACILCKDGIITDQCLPKNFIEQGPDPDSSPDQADEREKIMQALRKAGGNKAKAARLLGVSRRTMYRRIEDLNIPDITL